CCACTCCCCCTCTCCAGGAATCAACAACAGGGAAGAGCTGGGGCACctacccacacacacaaaaagggggGCATTATGGCTGTAAGCCATGCTTGTGCCCCAACCCGTGCCAGCCCTCACCGCCAAAGAGGTGCTCCGGGGTGTAGAAGTCCTCTTCCAGGCGCACGCCGTTTCCCTCTGCCAGGCTGCGCAGTGCCCTCTTGCCTTTCTCCACCTGGTGGGTAGCCAAGAGCCAACGGGCGGACTCGGGGAACAGGGAAGGGCACCTGCACAAGAAAGGGAGTCTCGGCCTATGGGTCactggggagggcggggggcaCCTTTCCAACCCTAGAAATCGCCGCCATGTTAAACCATGGCCACTGCATGCAGGCAACACGCAGCAGGCCACGCTCCAAGATTATGGGATGGAAACAGAAAGGACAGGCCTGACACACCTCATAAAGTTATTGCGAAAGTGTGTACAGGGAAGTACTCCCCagaggggctccctcccctccctctccctgctggctACTTGGCAAGCTTTCCTTGCAACCCTTCCAGCAGGGAAGGGGCCTCTCCAAGGCCACGCACCACTTCTTCTGCCATCCCAGAGGACTCCTGGAGTGTTTGATGGGTGCTGAGCAAACATTCTTCATTGCTGGAGTGCTGAAGCCCTTCTGTTCCAGAAAAGGCACTCGAGAAAGCTGCAACCCTACACTCACTTCTAGCTGCATCCTCAGGCCATATGCAATATGAGGTGTGGAAAAGGTGTGGGTGTTACAACAGACCCGGGACACCATGAACTCAGAAAGAGAAGGGAGCCAAGGCCCTGGAAATGCACAAGCACCCACCCAGAAGGCGCTAGCTTTTCCTGGGCCCACAATCCCCGGGAAGCACAGGTTCCTCACCATCGGGCCTCCCAAGCACCCCACGTTCCCTAAGAGGGCTGGGAGTGGAGAGGTACGAACATTTTCTCCCTGTCTCAGAATACTAAGACTAGAAAGAATCAAGTAAAGTCAATTTAGGACAGGCAAACTGAAGTCCTCCTCACATGACAAAGTAAACctctggaactcactgccacaaggtaTAATGAAGGCCAGCAACTAAGACGGCTTTAAAGGGGGAACTAGAGGAGGAGAGATGCATGGGCCATTATTGGTCATGACAGGCAAACAGAACCTTCATATTCAGGAGCACTGTACATCGGAATGTTAGTGTGGAGTACAAGAGGAGGGTTTTTGGCCTTCCAGGCTTGCTTGTCGGACTTCCCGGTAGGCTAGGAAGACCGGATATGGAGCAGACGGACCACGGCCTGATACAGCCGGACTCTTTGTTACAATGCTGCAAACGGGCTGTTCTTTATAAGGAGCCCCTCCAttacccccctgctccccccactcCAGAAGATCAGTTGGGGAGTTTTTCCAGCCACCTCCACAAAGGCCACTTCCTAGAATATGAAGTCCCCACAATGCCTTACGTTAAATTCCACTCTCACATGGCACAATCAGCTTGCATGCTTAATAATGCTGAGAGCACAAAGTCAGTGGTAATGTTTGtgggaaataaaacacaaaaggcTAGGGAGTCCTAATCTTCGAAAAGGTTTCTTGGTAGTgaggccggggggcggggggggggaggctgcgtCAACTTACCCTTCGCATCATTTCAAGAGGCTGGATGCTGCTAGCTGCCCCCACTCACCTCGAAGAGTCACACACCTGAGCCCCAAGGCTCCTGCCCTCGGATCAGCGTCTCCGACGCACGAGACACACTTACCACCAACAGGCCGCCAGCAGCGCCAGCCCCAGGGTTACTGCCCCCTGCAGGACCCGCCACTCCTTGCAGGCCGCTGCCAGCCCTGGCAAGAGCAGCTCTCCGAACACCCAACAGAAACCGGCCCCCATGGTGACAAGCAACCGATGAGGAGGGTCACACAGCTCCAGCCCTGGGGAGGAAGCACAACGAGAGGCAAAACCAAAGAGAAAAGCGggaggagggcgggggggggggatgcacggTGGCAGCAGGGGAGCAGCAGGCAGCAAGCGATTACAGCAAGGGGTTTTCCAGGGGGCTAGCGCAGTTAGTCTGTagcagtccagcagcaccttcaagaccaaccagGTTCCCCAGGGTGTAAAGCTTATACGAGACAAATCTCACTTTGTCACCTTCTGTGGGAAACCCTGTAAGTACACAGGTACCCTCCCTTTCGGGCCCAGAAAGAACCTACCAGCCCCTGTGGCTATGCCGTTCCCTTTGCCAGCCAACTGCCTGTGGTCTCTTGGACCCATTTCAGCTTCGATTGGATTTACATCACAACTCCAACCAAACTGGAAAAATAAGGCGGCCTGCCTCTCGCATCCAGCTCACCTTCACCCTGGGGTCGGCCAATCTGCAGGTGGCCCCTAGTTACTGCTGGCTCACAGTTCCCTAAGGAGCCACAGTTATCTCTGACCGGCCCCAGATGGCGATCTCCCAGGCGCTCTCCTCCACGTCTTGGAGCTTTGCCGCTTCTAGCTGGAGACGCCCAGGCCATTATGCAGACCTAGGCCTGGAGCGCCAGAGGACAGGGGTGCCAAGACAAGCGGTGGCCCCAGCAGCACCCCCTGGCCCCAGGGCTCCGCCTGAGCGCATGGCATGTGAGGAAGTGACACCAGCTGCCAGGACTTGCCTGCCTGGCCTACCTTCTCCTGTCCCCAAAGGCAAGAGGGAGGAAGAGCAGGTGACTGCCAGCCCCCTAACCATGCTTTGGGCCCACTCAGTCTGCAGGGCAGCAGCACCGTGCACAGCTGGGGCCCCTGCCCAGCCCCTCGTGGGCCTGCCTTCCCCTCCCAAGGAGTGAGGCAGGGagagcaggcagcggctggctcctctggatctaaacaaAGGTGGGGTGTAGGAGGTGCTGCAGCTGGCCCAAGACCCTAAAAGACCCTGCTTCCAGCACCCTAGGCTCAGATCAGCGCAAGTAATACAGGGCCTGTAGCCACTGCGTACAGTGAGGCCGTAACAGAGATGCCCTGCCGGTGCCCCACGGGAGACTGAGCCCTGCTCTGGGGCCCAGCCATGTGAGGGCGTCCTGCCTTCACAGCTTGCTTAGCCTCTAAGGATCCTGCCACAGACACAGAGTGCCTCCCCGTGCCAGTCTCCCGGTCAGGGAGCCctggggcagcacagggccactcACTTGCCACGTAGAGCGAGACGAAGGTGCCCGCCAGCGAGGCCCCGAAGAACAGCCGTAGGagtgccagcatggtgtaattCACTGCCAGGGCCACGGCCGCACCCAGCGGGATGGACAGGATGAGAGAGAAGACGAAGGCCGGCCGACGCCCCAACCTGGCGAttgaagacgggggggggggcgctgtaaGCAAAGTTCCTTCCCCGCCGGAGCCCCCGCAGCCCGCCCACCCCCTCTTGGCCGGCCTCCGGGCCTGTCCCAGCCACCGCCACGAGCGGCGATCAGCGGCCTGCCTGGAGGCGCCCCGAGGAAGCCGGGCGAGCAACAAGGCGCAGCCTGGGGGCGGCCGAAAGGCTCCGGAGCTGCCCCCGCCGACGTGCGCCCGAAGCGGGAGGCCCCGGTTTGCTCGGCCGGCTCTGGCCACGGGGCGACGGGGGGGGGCGTCCCAGAGGCGCCCGGGGAGCGGCCCCGGCCCTGCGCCCCCTTTCCGCGGCCCGGAGCAGGCAAGGGGCAGGGGGGGCGCCTCACCTGTCGGCGGCCGCGCCGAGGGCCACGAAGCCCAGGCCCCGGCCCAGCAGGTGGCTGGTCTGCTCGAGCGGCACCCGCCAGCGCTGCGCGCACACGAGGTCCCACTGCAAGGCAAGCGAGGCCCACACGCTCAGCccgcgcccggcccggcccggcccggcccggcgccCCGTCctcctccgcccgcccgcccgcccgcccgcggaCCTGGGTGACGAGGGTGGAGCGCAGGCCGGCGGCGGGCAGGGCGTAGTGCCAGCCGCGCGTGCAGGGCCCGGTGGCGTtggggcgggcggcggcggcggcggcgggcgggtaGCGGTAgagcaggcaggggctgccgcgcGGCGCCGAGGCGTTGAGCAGCTGCGGGCCGGAGGCGTTGCGCAGCGCCGGGGGCAGCAGGGCCGGGTCGGGGCGGCAGCGGTGCGGCGGCGTggcggccagcagcagccccgcgGCCAGGCCCAGCGCCAGCGGCACGGCGGGCAGCCCCGAGGCGgcggccagcagccgcccgcGCCGCCCGAAGCCGCCCGCCCGCCGCAGCAGCCGCCCGTCGAAGTCCATGCGGCGCCGCGCCGGCGGGCAGCGCGCTTAAGGGGCGGCGCCCGGCCCCGCCCGCGGTCTCGGCCTCGGCGCCCCGCCCCTGCCCGGCTCGCCCAGGCCCGAACCTGGCCCGGCCCCTCCGCAGGCGCTCTTGCTCCGCTCGTCGGCTTCGCTGCCACCCGCCCTTTCTCCCCTCCGTGGtggcctcacaacagccctgcaaggtaggccaggTTAGGGAGcaccacccagagagcttccatggcccAGGGCGGAATTCGCACCCGGGGCTGCCCGATCCCACCCCGCTTCGAGCCACACTGGTGCTCTACGCAACCCCCCGCCTGTCCCCGCTGTGACTTTGGCCCACGCTCCTGGAGCAGTCGGcctcttgctgggggtgggggtgggggccagCTGCCCCCTGGCAGGGAGTAAGAGACCCTCCCCCTTGCTTTCACTCTGGCCGGGCTCTCCCGAGGGTGCCAGGGTCCAAGCATGGCTGCATTGGAGGCGTCCTTGCAGACTCAGGCCCCAGATTAGACGACAGCAGGAAGAGCTGGGGGCCCGGTGGGTTTCCCGGTCATTCCCTTTTGGAGgaaaacagctcaggcagagtcCCCACCTAGTTACTGCCAGCTGACCCTTGCAGCACTCCTGCCCAAGAGGCTCTTCTGGTGCCCACCGGGCTCCTCCTCTCCTGCAGGCAGGAGGGGCAGAGTGGGGAGGGCCAGAGCCCCTTCTCTTCTCTTGCCCCATCCAAGCAAACCTCTGGCAGAGCAAACGTGGCCCTCGCCGACAGGGCCTCTGGCAGTGGCTTTTCCCTCTTCTGTTGGCTCAGCTGGGCTGGGCAGTTGGTAAGGGAGGGGAAGAGCAGCTGGGAAGGAGGCGGCAGAGCTCTCCAGACTGGGCCGGCAGGTTTcctgacttgccagccacaggtTGCTTACAGCCACCCTCTGCAGCTGTTGTGGGGTGTGCCGTCGAGCTAGTCCTATAGAACAGTTGCTGAATTTCACCAAGAAAGGCATAGCAGATACCTTTGCGGACAGAACCAGGGCTGGCCCGGCCCCTTAACTAGACATGCAACCAAGGGAATCTAGAAGCCTAGAAGAGATCAACAAAACAGAGGAGTGCCACAGTGGCATGGCCTTGTGTGTATTAGAAGAACCATCTAATTCATATCAGTATATACAGTGCCTTAGGGCCCAGGTGGAGAGAGCACCTGAGAAGGGCAGGAATGTCTGACTTCACAGAAATTAGAGAGAGAACTCGCGGATGGGTGTATTGGTGGAGGGCCGAGAGGTATTCCTGTGAGAAACCTGCAGTCATTCATTTTACACAGACTTTGCTAAGATAAAAGGTAACAAGAGTGTACTGACATTTTTTTAGATATGATGATGTTTCAAATACGGATAACCTTGTCCAGTGTTTGAATTTATAATAAGTTCGCCAAGAATGTGTGCCTTTTGATGCTGGACAGATGGTTACTTTTAGGAGAGGATTCCGAAACCAGGTGAGTATGGGAAGCTGGAGTGATGAGGAGGAACTTGCTCCTAGAAAAGAGCTC
The window above is part of the Eublepharis macularius isolate TG4126 chromosome 16, MPM_Emac_v1.0, whole genome shotgun sequence genome. Proteins encoded here:
- the SLC22A31 gene encoding putative solute carrier family 22 member 31 encodes the protein MDFDGRLLRRAGGFGRRGRLLAAASGLPAVPLALGLAAGLLLAATPPHRCRPDPALLPPALRNASGPQLLNASAPRGSPCLLYRYPPAAAAAARPNATGPCTRGWHYALPAAGLRSTLVTQWDLVCAQRWRVPLEQTSHLLGRGLGFVALGAAADRLGRRPAFVFSLILSIPLGAAVALAVNYTMLALLRLFFGASLAGTFVSLYVARLELCDPPHRLLVTMGAGFCWVFGELLLPGLAAACKEWRVLQGAVTLGLALLAACWWCPSLFPESARWLLATHQVEKGKRALRSLAEGNGVRLEEDFYTPEHLFGEAQNLSQELPRPQYHNICKIFCTRVIWKNSLILGFAAFIGSGIRHCFTRNLTPYPPHFYFPYFLLAGAEGVALLFLCLTVDRFGRRPVLLLSTIAMGISSLLLLALTQYLTAWLILALSILGILASQAVTALSIFFASEVLPTVVRGAGLGLILAASSVGLAAAPIMDLHNSRGFFLHHVVFASFAILSVLSIMLLPETSGRPLPDSMQDGESQRRPPLFQSTRRHRDHVPLLSPRSGDGAYDPASYARLVSATKNMLGAHRGLDSQLRMKLLPEPTGQDRAADGV